The Algoriphagus sp. TR-M9 genome has a window encoding:
- a CDS encoding RagB/SusD family nutrient uptake outer membrane protein has product MNIRSKMNSIKILMTGLIVAVTSGCNEDWLEPQPLSFFSPENTYNEASGLWAALVACERNMRHEYTGDGSPILTEHIFTEVAVEGTTDKSGPAQDMNLLITPDANLNSVNTNRIGWYWYEGYKGIKYANTVVSRIDEPQDYESDAERNHLLATAYFHRSLRYYRLTQQFGDVPLILEEIIEPKLDFYSTERTVILRKMKEDLEWGEEWIPEVMDRGRVPKGALQHLLIKINLALGEFQDALDVANRLIDGGPYSLMTERFGVDAGDPTKNVIWDLHRPENKAPFTNTEAILLVMDRVDTDGNSGGIITMRNAVPFWGSNINTPTGNKGTSDRSGIEIDQVTEFGRGIGRLRGTWYHQSMIWDDENDLRHAPGNWMDMEDLVYNNPDIKENDPYYNQNLEFRNEEGVVLVVDTIRSWFSWPHYKLFVPDAQRNQPQGGPTDWYIFRLAESYLLRAEAKFWLGDLAGAASDINAVRTRAGAAPYTADEINIGTVLDERARELYYEEPRKTELTRIARIFAMTGKTAYNGKSYNEADFSKDNFYYDRIMEVTDYYNKGVFTRHGDTYTLSPYHVLWPIPQNAINSNTKGHLNQNEGYNGFENNIPPLTTIETEEGE; this is encoded by the coding sequence ATGAATATTAGAAGTAAAATGAACTCCATAAAAATCCTGATGACAGGATTGATTGTAGCCGTCACTTCTGGTTGTAATGAAGACTGGTTAGAGCCGCAGCCGCTCTCCTTCTTTTCACCGGAAAACACCTACAATGAAGCAAGTGGCTTATGGGCTGCACTAGTGGCCTGTGAGCGTAATATGCGCCACGAATACACTGGAGATGGCTCTCCTATTCTTACTGAGCACATTTTCACGGAAGTAGCGGTTGAAGGTACTACTGATAAATCAGGACCTGCTCAGGACATGAACCTACTAATTACCCCTGATGCAAATCTAAATTCAGTAAATACCAACAGAATCGGGTGGTACTGGTATGAAGGATATAAGGGTATCAAATATGCAAACACTGTAGTATCCCGTATCGACGAGCCTCAGGACTATGAATCAGATGCAGAAAGAAACCACCTTTTAGCGACAGCATATTTCCATAGATCTTTGCGTTACTATAGACTCACGCAACAGTTTGGTGATGTTCCTTTGATATTGGAGGAAATTATAGAACCAAAACTTGACTTCTACTCTACAGAACGTACGGTCATATTGAGAAAAATGAAAGAAGATCTAGAATGGGGTGAGGAGTGGATTCCGGAAGTAATGGACCGTGGACGAGTGCCAAAGGGAGCCCTTCAGCACCTCTTGATCAAAATCAATCTAGCCTTGGGAGAATTTCAAGATGCCCTGGACGTTGCTAATCGTCTGATAGACGGCGGTCCTTACTCACTTATGACGGAACGATTTGGTGTAGATGCCGGAGACCCTACTAAAAATGTGATCTGGGATCTTCACAGACCCGAAAACAAGGCTCCTTTTACCAATACTGAAGCAATTCTTCTGGTAATGGACAGAGTAGATACAGATGGTAACTCTGGTGGTATCATCACCATGCGTAATGCGGTTCCTTTCTGGGGAAGTAACATCAATACCCCTACTGGTAACAAAGGCACATCGGATAGATCAGGTATTGAAATCGATCAGGTAACTGAATTCGGTCGAGGTATCGGAAGGTTGAGAGGTACCTGGTATCACCAAAGCATGATCTGGGATGATGAAAATGACCTTAGACATGCTCCTGGCAACTGGATGGACATGGAAGATCTGGTATATAACAATCCGGACATCAAGGAAAACGACCCCTATTACAACCAAAATCTGGAATTCAGAAATGAGGAAGGAGTAGTTTTAGTAGTAGACACCATCAGAAGCTGGTTCTCATGGCCACACTATAAGTTGTTTGTGCCAGATGCACAGCGTAATCAGCCTCAGGGTGGACCTACCGACTGGTATATATTCAGACTGGCCGAATCCTACCTGCTGAGAGCAGAAGCTAAGTTTTGGCTAGGCGATCTGGCAGGTGCAGCTTCGGATATCAATGCAGTAAGAACCAGAGCAGGTGCCGCTCCATATACCGCTGATGAAATCAATATTGGAACTGTACTGGACGAAAGAGCTAGAGAGCTATATTATGAAGAGCCAAGAAAAACTGAACTGACTAGAATTGCGAGAATCTTTGCAATGACAGGCAAAACAGCTTACAATGGCAAAAGCTATAATGAGGCAGACTTCTCCAAGGATAATTTCTACTATGATAGAATCATGGAAGTGACCGACTATTACAATAAGGGAGTATTTACCAGGCATGGGGATACCTATACCTTGAGTCCTTATCATGTTTTGTGGCCAATTCCTCAAAATGCCATTAACTCAAATACCAAAGGGCACCTCAATCAAAATGAGGGATATAATGGCTTTGAAAATAACATTCCACCTCTTACCACCATTGAAACAGAGGAAGGTGAATAA
- a CDS encoding SusC/RagA family TonB-linked outer membrane protein, with protein sequence MRYKLYKSLWLIVFYLCIGVSTTYAQNVQISGTVLDETDMPLPGVTVLLKGTTTGTTTDLDGKYSISAPTDGVLVFSFIGYDPVEKLIGNQTVIDLKMNPNTSDLEEVVVIGYGSAKKRDVTGAVSSVNPNKLENENPNSVQDILRGNAAGLNVGLSTSAKGGGSLQVRGQTSLNAGNSPLLVLDGAIYYGELADINPNDIDNLEVLKDASAAAVFGAKAANGVILITTKKGTIGKPTIKFNANAGLATMATFPEVYSPDGFVSWREDVFKSINAGGYDPYEFSDPRTLPSEISLEEWMAYDGSSGDPITVWLQRLNMQPAEIENYQNGNSVDWYDKIFQTGFRQDYTVSLSGRNENFNYYWSVGYLNNEGIIIGDEFETIRTRLNLEGKVNDWLSVGTNIQFAHQDESQVTVDWNLLRTLSPWGSEYNEDDTYKWRPNDEQSGGTHPFYDRSHIDRVDRDLNINATLYANIKLPFGFNFRTNFTPRFTYYEYFNHQSAEHAEWGQRGGIASRRQNKTYYWQLDNILTWQKTFAEKHDFNATFLVNAEKFQSWDNTMTNNGFEPHDRLGYHNIGGGINPIISSNDEYSTGDALMGRMIYSYDGKYSTTVSVRRDGYSAFGQSNPRALFYSAAVGWVFSDENFVNIDWLDFGKLRLSWGSNGNRDIGRYVALSDLNTGKYFYERPSGELYLVNQLYVNRMQNSNLQWERTESFNFGLDFSVLKTRLTGTLEMYKMSTRDLLVERSLPDFLGFNFVWDNLGQVDNKGFELTLNSTNYERNNFIWRSTANFQLNRNEIVSLYGDLDENGEELDDPSNGWFIGRAIDQIWNYKTLGIWQSDEADAAADYGVKPGDFKIEDVDGDGLFTNADRQFQGFTEPRFRWSLRNEFVLFKNFDVSFMIYSYWGHDGTFNQRKNRDGFLDRTSSYITPYWTEENPSNEWARLNSSEGGAGGFNVYRKRSFIRLENISMGYNFPKQLTEKANITNLRVYGNIRNVGHYAPQWDFWDPENSGPIPRYFTLGIDVTL encoded by the coding sequence ATGCGGTACAAACTTTACAAAAGCCTCTGGTTGATTGTATTCTATTTGTGCATCGGGGTCAGTACGACCTATGCCCAAAATGTACAAATCAGCGGAACAGTTTTAGATGAAACCGACATGCCTTTACCAGGCGTCACGGTTTTGCTAAAAGGAACGACAACAGGAACCACCACTGACCTGGACGGAAAATACTCCATCAGTGCTCCAACCGACGGAGTCTTGGTTTTCTCTTTTATCGGGTATGATCCCGTAGAGAAATTAATCGGTAACCAAACCGTAATTGATCTCAAAATGAACCCTAACACTTCTGACCTAGAAGAGGTAGTTGTGATTGGTTATGGTTCGGCAAAGAAAAGAGATGTAACAGGAGCAGTTTCATCTGTAAATCCAAACAAGCTAGAAAATGAAAACCCCAATTCAGTACAGGATATCCTGAGAGGTAACGCTGCCGGTCTGAATGTGGGACTGAGCACTTCTGCCAAAGGTGGTGGATCGCTACAAGTGAGAGGTCAAACCTCCCTGAATGCGGGTAACTCCCCACTATTGGTACTGGATGGAGCCATTTATTATGGAGAACTAGCTGACATCAACCCAAATGATATAGATAACCTAGAGGTACTTAAGGATGCCAGTGCAGCTGCAGTATTTGGAGCAAAAGCAGCTAACGGCGTAATCCTAATCACTACCAAAAAAGGAACTATTGGCAAGCCTACTATCAAGTTCAACGCGAATGCCGGCCTGGCTACCATGGCTACATTTCCTGAGGTATATAGCCCAGATGGATTCGTTAGCTGGAGAGAGGATGTCTTCAAAAGTATCAATGCCGGTGGGTACGATCCGTATGAATTCTCTGACCCGAGAACTCTTCCTAGCGAAATTTCTCTAGAGGAATGGATGGCATACGATGGGTCTTCGGGAGATCCTATTACGGTTTGGCTTCAGCGATTGAACATGCAGCCTGCTGAGATTGAAAATTACCAAAATGGAAATTCAGTAGACTGGTACGATAAAATCTTCCAGACTGGTTTCCGTCAGGATTACACCGTGAGTTTATCCGGAAGAAATGAAAATTTCAACTACTACTGGTCAGTTGGATATTTGAACAATGAGGGCATCATTATAGGTGATGAATTTGAAACCATCAGAACCAGATTAAACCTGGAAGGAAAAGTGAATGATTGGTTATCTGTAGGTACCAATATTCAGTTTGCGCATCAGGATGAAAGCCAGGTTACAGTTGATTGGAATCTTCTAAGAACACTATCTCCTTGGGGTTCTGAATATAATGAAGATGACACTTACAAATGGAGACCAAATGACGAGCAAAGTGGTGGCACCCACCCTTTCTACGACAGAAGCCATATCGATCGAGTAGATAGAGATCTAAATATCAATGCTACCCTTTATGCAAACATCAAGTTGCCATTTGGATTCAACTTCCGAACTAACTTTACGCCAAGGTTTACTTACTACGAATATTTCAATCATCAATCTGCAGAACATGCAGAATGGGGTCAAAGAGGAGGAATTGCTAGCAGAAGACAAAACAAAACTTACTACTGGCAATTAGATAACATTCTTACCTGGCAAAAAACTTTTGCTGAAAAGCACGACTTCAATGCGACTTTCCTAGTGAATGCGGAGAAATTCCAGTCTTGGGATAACACCATGACCAACAATGGCTTTGAACCTCATGACCGCTTGGGATATCATAACATAGGTGGTGGTATCAACCCCATCATCTCCAGCAATGACGAGTACAGTACTGGTGACGCTCTGATGGGTAGAATGATTTACTCCTATGATGGCAAATATTCCACTACCGTATCCGTAAGAAGAGATGGCTACTCTGCGTTTGGCCAAAGTAACCCGAGAGCACTATTCTATTCTGCAGCTGTGGGATGGGTATTCTCAGATGAGAATTTTGTCAATATAGACTGGCTAGACTTCGGTAAGCTTAGACTTTCTTGGGGTAGCAATGGTAACCGTGATATCGGTAGATATGTAGCGCTTTCTGATTTGAATACCGGGAAATACTTCTACGAGAGACCTAGTGGAGAACTGTATTTGGTTAATCAGCTATATGTAAACAGAATGCAGAATTCCAACCTTCAATGGGAAAGAACAGAATCCTTCAACTTTGGACTTGATTTCTCTGTACTGAAAACCCGACTGACTGGTACACTAGAGATGTACAAAATGTCCACTAGGGACTTGCTAGTAGAGCGAAGCTTACCGGATTTCCTGGGATTCAATTTTGTATGGGATAACCTAGGCCAGGTGGACAACAAAGGTTTTGAGCTTACGCTAAACTCCACCAACTATGAAAGAAACAATTTCATCTGGAGATCTACAGCCAACTTCCAATTGAATAGAAATGAAATAGTAAGTCTTTACGGGGACTTGGATGAGAACGGCGAAGAATTAGATGACCCGAGTAACGGATGGTTCATCGGACGCGCAATTGATCAAATCTGGAACTACAAAACCTTAGGAATCTGGCAATCAGATGAAGCAGATGCTGCTGCAGATTACGGTGTAAAACCAGGTGATTTCAAAATTGAAGATGTAGATGGCGATGGTCTTTTCACCAATGCTGACCGTCAGTTTCAAGGTTTTACCGAGCCTAGATTCCGTTGGAGTTTGAGAAATGAGTTTGTTTTGTTCAAAAACTTTGACGTATCATTCATGATCTACTCCTACTGGGGTCATGACGGAACCTTCAATCAAAGAAAGAACAGAGATGGTTTCCTAGACAGAACCAGCTCATACATTACTCCTTACTGGACTGAAGAAAATCCTAGCAATGAGTGGGCTAGGCTAAACTCCAGTGAAGGTGGAGCCGGTGGATTCAATGTGTATCGTAAGAGATCCTTCATCCGACTGGAAAACATCTCCATGGGATACAATTTCCCTAAGCAGCTGACTGAAAAGGCAAATATCACAAATCTACGTGTGTACGGTAATATCAGAAACGTAGGGCATTATGCTCCACAGTGGGACTTCTGGGATCCAGAAAACTCCGGACCAATCCCAAGATATTTCACACTAGGAATCGATGTTACACTGTAA
- a CDS encoding RagB/SusD family nutrient uptake outer membrane protein: MKNLANKITSWGKKTGIILSIIGTVSCSGFLDEDVTSQIGSDYLNSPKGLNDGLNAAYSTMRAWYGTERGNNFTIFGTDIYTNGADGSWKFMNTYTNQFDSQNGHVRELWDEFYRGINTCNAVIDRSAEVTGISQEAVAKIVAEAKFIRAHHYFIMVQLFGPLDLQLSETILPTKEVSRASVETVYAAIIADLESAIPSLEASAAASDYGRATRAAAEHLLGRVYLTKATSEAASSSDYADAERNLQSVIDNYGLELLPDFGDVHAFGNEINNEVIWSTQYTRDPLTNGGGNNSHVFFLMEYDVQPGMQRDTENGRPFKRYRPTDYTLNTIFADRTNDSRYKKSYRDAFLSNKPGTYNTTFDKSKETVTFAQGDTTMWLPGYNMSEAERAQYPYQVLTPELYTERLFPALRKQMDPGRADRTQFEGGRDYIAMRLADTYLMLAEAQLMQGKVAEATDNINVVRRRAAFPGKEAEMEISESEMTFEFLTEERARELIGEQTRWLDLKRWGILVERVKMYNPQGAPNIKDFHVLRPIPQNQIDRAEGTSSGFPQNPGY, encoded by the coding sequence ATGAAAAATTTAGCAAATAAAATCACAAGCTGGGGTAAGAAAACCGGCATTATATTAAGTATTATAGGAACAGTATCCTGTAGCGGCTTTTTGGATGAGGATGTTACTTCACAGATTGGCAGTGACTACCTGAATTCCCCAAAAGGCCTCAATGATGGCCTCAACGCTGCCTACAGCACCATGCGTGCCTGGTATGGCACAGAGCGGGGCAACAACTTCACCATCTTTGGTACAGATATCTACACCAATGGGGCTGATGGTTCATGGAAATTTATGAACACCTATACCAATCAGTTTGATTCTCAAAACGGCCATGTACGGGAGCTTTGGGATGAGTTTTACCGAGGGATCAACACCTGTAATGCTGTAATCGACAGATCTGCGGAAGTTACCGGAATCAGCCAGGAAGCAGTCGCAAAGATCGTAGCTGAGGCTAAATTTATCAGAGCTCACCATTACTTTATCATGGTGCAGCTTTTTGGCCCGCTGGATTTGCAGCTGAGTGAGACCATACTACCTACCAAGGAAGTGAGCAGAGCTTCTGTGGAGACAGTTTATGCGGCCATCATTGCCGATCTAGAGTCTGCTATTCCTAGTCTGGAAGCCAGCGCAGCAGCTTCAGATTATGGTAGAGCTACCCGGGCTGCCGCTGAGCACTTATTAGGCAGGGTTTACCTAACCAAAGCCACCTCAGAGGCAGCTTCCTCTTCGGACTATGCTGATGCAGAGCGAAACCTACAGAGTGTCATTGATAACTATGGTTTAGAATTGCTACCTGATTTTGGTGACGTGCATGCCTTTGGCAATGAAATCAATAATGAGGTAATCTGGTCAACCCAATACACCCGGGACCCATTGACCAACGGCGGAGGAAACAATTCCCATGTGTTCTTCTTGATGGAGTACGATGTACAGCCAGGCATGCAGAGAGATACAGAAAACGGAAGGCCTTTCAAAAGATATAGACCTACCGATTATACACTGAACACCATCTTTGCGGATCGTACAAATGACTCCAGGTACAAAAAATCCTATCGGGATGCTTTCCTTTCCAATAAGCCGGGTACTTATAATACCACTTTTGACAAGTCCAAGGAGACGGTAACTTTCGCACAGGGAGATACTACCATGTGGCTGCCTGGCTACAATATGTCCGAAGCTGAAAGAGCACAGTATCCGTATCAGGTGCTGACACCGGAACTTTATACAGAGCGTTTGTTTCCGGCCCTGCGAAAGCAAATGGATCCAGGAAGAGCTGACCGTACCCAGTTTGAAGGAGGTAGAGACTATATCGCGATGCGACTTGCAGACACTTACCTGATGCTTGCCGAAGCACAATTGATGCAGGGAAAAGTAGCTGAGGCTACCGATAACATCAATGTGGTGAGGAGAAGAGCCGCCTTCCCTGGCAAAGAAGCTGAAATGGAGATATCCGAATCAGAAATGACCTTTGAATTCCTGACCGAAGAGCGTGCAAGAGAGCTGATAGGTGAGCAAACCCGATGGTTGGATTTGAAGCGCTGGGGTATATTGGTAGAACGGGTAAAAATGTACAATCCGCAGGGAGCTCCTAATATCAAGGACTTCCATGTTTTGAGACCTATTCCACAGAATCAAATCGACCGGGCAGAAGGAACGTCCAGCGGATTCCCTCAAAACCCCGGCTATTAA